A window of Christiangramia forsetii KT0803 contains these coding sequences:
- a CDS encoding SufE family protein, giving the protein MTIQERQQEVIDEFSMFDDWMQRYEYMIELGKSLPLIDEKYKIDENLIKGCQSKVWVHAELEGDKLAFTADSDAIITKGIVAILIRVFSDQHPSEIIEADTQFIDEIGLKEHLSPTRANGLVSMIKQLKMYAIAYQTQLN; this is encoded by the coding sequence ATGACGATTCAGGAAAGACAACAGGAGGTTATTGATGAGTTTTCAATGTTTGATGACTGGATGCAGCGCTATGAATATATGATAGAGTTGGGCAAGTCATTGCCGTTAATTGACGAGAAATATAAGATAGACGAAAACCTTATTAAAGGTTGCCAGAGCAAAGTGTGGGTTCATGCTGAACTGGAAGGCGATAAACTTGCTTTTACTGCAGATAGTGATGCAATTATTACAAAAGGAATCGTAGCAATTCTTATAAGAGTATTTTCAGATCAACATCCTTCAGAAATTATTGAAGCCGATACTCAATTTATCGATGAAATTGGTTTAAAAGAGCATTTGTCTCCAACAAGGGCCAACGGATTGGTAAGTATGATCAAACAACTAAAAATGTATGCGATAGCATATCAAACTCAATTGAATTAA
- a CDS encoding zinc metalloprotease: protein MKRIYLLASALTLVFASCQKSSEESVEDSMLASQETLEIAKEQCGTMGVLDEKIAENPDLVAKMAAVEEHTQKALSNGWTKRLAADGKIEIPIVFHVLYKDASENIPLSQLQDQVAALNEDFSMNNPGRNTIPSEFTQVEANIGVRFVLEDVIRVKTKKRQWRPDDSMKFTSSDGSDVVNPQEFLNIWVVSNMPYRGGNILGYAQFPGGSWATDGVVMDHRFTGTTQYSTGRTATHEVGHWLNLRHIWGDGGCGATDFVADTPDSDAASRGCPTYPTVNCGTADMTMNFMDYSDDPCLNMFTEGQKSRMLSVFANGGFRATMAD, encoded by the coding sequence ATGAAAAGAATTTATTTATTGGCTTCGGCCCTGACCCTGGTCTTCGCATCCTGCCAGAAATCTTCAGAAGAGAGCGTTGAAGATTCTATGCTAGCATCACAGGAAACCCTTGAAATTGCAAAAGAACAATGTGGAACTATGGGTGTTCTTGATGAGAAAATCGCGGAGAATCCAGATCTAGTTGCGAAAATGGCTGCTGTTGAAGAACATACCCAGAAAGCTCTTAGCAATGGTTGGACAAAACGACTTGCAGCCGATGGAAAGATTGAAATTCCAATTGTATTCCATGTACTTTACAAAGATGCAAGTGAGAATATTCCATTATCTCAACTTCAGGATCAGGTTGCTGCTTTAAATGAAGATTTCAGCATGAATAATCCTGGAAGAAACACAATCCCTTCAGAATTTACCCAGGTAGAAGCTAATATTGGGGTTCGTTTTGTTCTGGAAGACGTAATTCGTGTTAAAACTAAAAAGCGCCAGTGGAGACCGGATGATAGTATGAAATTCACTTCAAGTGATGGTTCTGATGTTGTAAATCCTCAGGAATTTTTAAATATCTGGGTGGTTAGCAACATGCCATACCGTGGAGGTAACATCCTTGGTTATGCTCAATTCCCTGGAGGAAGCTGGGCTACAGATGGTGTAGTGATGGATCACAGGTTCACGGGAACAACTCAATACTCTACGGGTAGAACCGCAACTCATGAGGTGGGTCACTGGTTGAACCTTCGTCATATTTGGGGTGATGGTGGATGTGGAGCTACAGATTTCGTAGCTGATACTCCAGATTCTGATGCAGCTTCAAGAGGCTGCCCAACCTATCCTACTGTTAATTGTGGAACTGCAGATATGACCATGAACTTTATGGATTATTCGGACGATCCTTGTCTTAATATGTTTACTGAAGGTCAGAAGTCAAGAATGCTTAGTGTATTCGCTAACGGAGGTTTCCGTGCGACAATGGCTGACTAA
- a CDS encoding aminotransferase class V-fold PLP-dependent enzyme, translated as MSQQTQAKTFEVEKIRKDFPILNREVNGYPLVYFDNAATAQTPKQVMDAIVDYYSNYNANIHRGVHSLSQEATDKYEEARIKIQKHFNAEKAHEIIFTSGTTHGINLVANGFSSILKEGDEILVSAMEHHSNIVPWQMLCEKTGAKLKVIPMDLKGELIYAEFEKLISSKTKLVFLNHVSNALGTVNPVKSIIEKAHSVDAAVLLDGAQAAPHIKADVQELDVDFYVVSAHKMCGPTGVGVLYGKEEWLEKLPPYQGGGEMIATVSFEKTTYAGLPHKFEAGTPNICGGIAFGAAIDYMNEIGFSEIAAYEHELLEYATAKLKEIEGMKIYGEAAEKTAVISFNIEGLHPYDIGTLVDKMGIAVRTGHHCAQPVMDFFKIPGTVRASFSFYNTFHEIDLFIEAIKKAKMMLK; from the coding sequence ATGAGTCAGCAAACTCAGGCAAAAACATTTGAGGTTGAAAAGATCCGAAAGGATTTTCCAATTCTTAATCGGGAGGTTAATGGCTATCCTTTGGTTTATTTTGATAATGCCGCCACAGCCCAGACTCCTAAACAGGTAATGGATGCTATTGTTGATTACTATTCTAATTATAACGCTAATATTCATAGAGGCGTGCATTCCTTATCTCAGGAAGCTACCGATAAATATGAGGAGGCCAGGATCAAGATCCAGAAGCATTTTAATGCTGAAAAGGCTCACGAGATCATATTTACATCAGGGACAACTCATGGAATTAACCTGGTAGCTAATGGATTTTCTTCAATTTTGAAGGAAGGAGATGAGATCCTGGTTTCGGCAATGGAGCATCATTCTAATATTGTTCCGTGGCAAATGCTTTGTGAAAAGACCGGTGCGAAGCTGAAGGTCATTCCGATGGATCTTAAAGGAGAACTTATTTATGCTGAATTTGAAAAACTAATAAGCTCTAAAACAAAATTGGTTTTTCTTAATCATGTTTCTAATGCTTTGGGAACCGTGAATCCTGTTAAATCTATTATTGAGAAGGCACACTCCGTTGACGCGGCGGTGTTGTTAGATGGTGCCCAGGCGGCACCTCATATTAAGGCAGATGTTCAGGAGTTGGATGTTGATTTTTATGTAGTTTCTGCGCATAAAATGTGTGGACCAACGGGAGTTGGAGTGCTTTATGGAAAAGAAGAATGGTTGGAGAAACTCCCGCCTTATCAGGGAGGAGGGGAAATGATTGCCACGGTTTCTTTTGAAAAAACCACGTATGCCGGTCTTCCTCATAAATTTGAAGCAGGGACACCAAATATCTGTGGCGGAATCGCCTTTGGTGCTGCAATAGATTATATGAATGAAATTGGCTTTAGCGAGATTGCGGCCTACGAACATGAGCTTTTAGAGTATGCTACAGCGAAGCTTAAGGAAATAGAGGGAATGAAGATCTACGGCGAAGCTGCAGAAAAAACAGCTGTGATCTCTTTTAATATTGAAGGTCTACACCCTTATGATATTGGCACTCTTGTAGATAAAATGGGTATAGCAGTTCGTACCGGTCACCATTGTGCGCAACCCGTGATGGATTTCTTTAAAATCCCTGGTACGGTAAGAGCGTCTTTTTCTTTCTACAATACTTTTCACGAAATAGACCTTTTTATTGAAGCTATTAAAAAGGCTAAAATGATGTTGAAATAA
- the sufD gene encoding Fe-S cluster assembly protein SufD — MELKDKLISSFLAFEEGLEPDNGMDAIRNQAIKDFEDLGFPNKKNEDWKYTSLNSVLKHDYSVFPKKEDAIDYRDIKKYLIHDIDTYDLVFIDGIYSSHLSQTTHEKIDVCLMSSALTKDKYRPIIDNYFNKVAPKSGLNSLNTAFSKEGAFIHIHKNKQADKPIQIINFATGNESSLLLQPRNLVVADENSHVQIIERHQSLTDHPVLTNSVTEIFADKRAIVDYYKIQNDNASASLIDNTFIEQKDESHVSVHTFSFGGKLTRNNLNFYQRGERIDSTMKGVTIIEGKQHVDHNTLVHHIEPNCESHQDYKGIFGDSSTGVFNGKVLVEKEAQKTNAYQSNNNILADDKATINSKPQLEIFADDVACSHGCTIGQLDEDALFYMQSRGIPRKEARGLMMYAFANNVLESVKIPEVKKRINKLIASKLEVDLGFNL; from the coding sequence ATGGAATTAAAAGATAAACTTATCTCATCATTTTTAGCCTTTGAAGAAGGCTTGGAACCTGATAATGGAATGGATGCCATTAGAAATCAGGCGATCAAGGATTTTGAAGACCTCGGTTTTCCAAATAAAAAGAATGAGGATTGGAAATATACTTCGCTAAACTCGGTTTTAAAACATGATTATAGCGTATTTCCGAAGAAAGAAGATGCCATAGATTATCGTGATATCAAAAAATATTTGATCCATGATATAGATACGTATGATCTTGTTTTTATTGACGGAATATACTCTTCACACCTTTCTCAAACTACGCATGAGAAAATTGACGTTTGTTTAATGTCTTCTGCATTAACGAAAGATAAATATAGACCGATAATTGATAACTACTTTAATAAAGTAGCGCCAAAATCTGGTTTGAATTCATTGAATACTGCGTTTTCCAAAGAAGGAGCATTTATTCATATTCACAAGAATAAGCAGGCAGATAAGCCTATCCAGATCATAAATTTCGCAACAGGAAATGAGTCTTCATTACTGCTTCAGCCAAGAAATTTGGTGGTAGCAGATGAAAACTCTCATGTTCAGATTATTGAAAGACATCAGAGCCTGACAGATCATCCAGTACTTACCAACTCGGTAACAGAGATTTTTGCAGATAAACGTGCAATAGTTGATTATTACAAAATTCAGAATGACAATGCTTCAGCTTCTTTGATAGATAACACATTTATCGAGCAGAAGGATGAAAGTCATGTTTCAGTACATACTTTTTCTTTCGGCGGAAAGCTTACGCGTAATAACCTTAATTTCTATCAAAGAGGTGAGCGAATAGATTCTACCATGAAAGGGGTGACTATTATTGAAGGTAAGCAGCACGTAGATCACAACACGCTGGTTCATCATATTGAACCAAACTGCGAGAGTCATCAGGATTATAAAGGAATTTTTGGCGATAGCTCTACCGGAGTTTTTAATGGAAAAGTTCTGGTGGAGAAGGAAGCGCAAAAGACAAATGCGTACCAGTCTAACAATAATATTCTGGCAGATGACAAAGCTACGATCAACTCTAAGCCGCAGTTAGAGATCTTTGCAGATGATGTTGCTTGTAGTCACGGGTGTACTATTGGTCAACTTGATGAAGATGCTTTATTCTATATGCAATCCAGAGGTATTCCTAGAAAAGAAGCTCGTGGATTGATGATGTACGCATTCGCGAATAACGTATTAGAAAGTGTTAAGATTCCTGAAGTAAAGAAAAGAATTAATAAACTGATTGCTTCCAAACTGGAAGTAGATTTAGGATTTAATCTTTAA
- the sufC gene encoding Fe-S cluster assembly ATPase SufC produces the protein MLKIKNLHASIEDKEILKGIDLEINPGEVHAIMGPNGSGKSTLSSVIAGREEYEMTEGEMIFEGADLQELDPEERAHKGIFLSFQYPVEIPGVSVTNFIKTAINAQRKAQGKEDMPANEMLKMIREKSEMLEIDRKFLSRSLNQGFSGGEKKRNEIFQMAVLNPKLSILDETDSGLDIDALKVVANGVNKLRSEDNAVLLITHYQRLLDYIVPDVVHVMVDGKIVKSGGKELAHELEERGYDWVKPEKAV, from the coding sequence ATGCTTAAAATAAAGAATTTACACGCTAGCATTGAAGATAAAGAAATCCTTAAAGGAATAGATCTTGAGATCAACCCGGGGGAGGTTCATGCAATCATGGGGCCTAACGGTTCAGGAAAAAGTACTTTATCTTCAGTAATTGCAGGAAGGGAAGAGTATGAAATGACCGAAGGAGAGATGATCTTTGAAGGAGCAGATCTTCAAGAATTGGATCCTGAAGAAAGAGCACACAAAGGAATTTTTCTTTCTTTTCAATATCCAGTGGAAATTCCGGGAGTTTCAGTAACAAACTTCATTAAAACGGCTATCAACGCTCAGCGTAAAGCGCAGGGGAAAGAAGATATGCCGGCAAATGAAATGCTGAAGATGATCCGTGAAAAATCTGAGATGTTGGAAATCGACCGTAAATTTTTATCTCGTTCCCTTAACCAGGGATTTTCCGGAGGTGAAAAGAAGCGTAACGAAATTTTCCAGATGGCAGTGTTAAACCCTAAACTGTCTATTCTTGATGAGACAGACTCAGGTTTGGATATTGATGCTTTAAAAGTAGTGGCAAATGGAGTTAATAAGCTAAGAAGCGAGGATAACGCCGTGTTGCTTATTACTCACTACCAAAGGTTATTAGATTATATCGTGCCAGATGTGGTGCATGTGATGGTTGATGGTAAGATCGTGAAGTCAGGTGGAAAAGAACTTGCACACGAACTTGAAGAAAGAGGTTACGATTGGGTAAAGCCGGAAAAAGCGGTTTAA
- the sufB gene encoding Fe-S cluster assembly protein SufB translates to MAYTEDDLKKELETKEYEYGFYTDIESDTFPVGLNEDIVRAISKKKEEPEWMTEWRLEAYRAWEDMIEPEWANVKYPKPDFQNISYYSAPNKKPKYDSLDEVDPELLDTFKKLGISIDEQKKLAGVAVDIVMDSVSVTTTFKKTLAEKGIIFCSISEAIKEHPELVKKYLGTVVPKKDNFYAALNSAVFSDGSFCYIPKGVRCPMELSTYFRINQAGTGQFERTLVVADEDSYVSYLEGCTAPSRDENQLHAAVVELVALDGSEIKYSTVQNWFPGNKEGKGGVFNFVTKRGLCEDNAKISWTQVETGSAVTWKYPSCILKGDNSVGEFYSIAVTNNWQQADTGTKMIHLGKNTKSTIISKGISAGQSQNSYRGLVQINGRAHNARNFSQCDSLLMGNKCGAHTFPYIEVKNKSAQVEHEATTSKIGEDQIFYCNQRGIDTEKAIALIVNGFSKEVLNKLPMEFAVEAQKLLEISLEGSVG, encoded by the coding sequence ATGGCATATACTGAAGACGATTTAAAGAAAGAGCTTGAAACCAAGGAATATGAATATGGATTTTATACAGATATAGAATCTGATACTTTTCCTGTAGGCTTGAACGAGGATATTGTGCGAGCAATTTCGAAGAAGAAGGAAGAACCGGAATGGATGACCGAATGGCGCCTGGAAGCTTACCGCGCCTGGGAAGATATGATTGAACCGGAATGGGCCAATGTGAAATACCCTAAACCGGATTTTCAAAATATCTCTTACTATTCAGCTCCGAATAAAAAACCGAAGTACGATAGTCTTGATGAAGTAGATCCTGAATTACTGGATACTTTTAAGAAATTGGGGATATCTATAGATGAACAGAAGAAACTTGCCGGTGTTGCAGTAGATATAGTAATGGATTCAGTTTCTGTTACTACTACTTTTAAAAAGACCCTGGCTGAAAAAGGAATTATTTTCTGTTCAATTTCAGAAGCTATTAAGGAACACCCGGAATTAGTGAAAAAATATTTGGGTACTGTAGTTCCTAAAAAAGATAATTTTTATGCTGCTTTAAATTCTGCAGTATTTAGTGATGGTTCTTTCTGTTATATTCCGAAAGGGGTACGTTGCCCGATGGAACTTTCTACATACTTTAGAATTAATCAGGCTGGAACCGGACAGTTCGAGAGAACGCTGGTGGTGGCAGATGAAGATAGTTATGTAAGTTACCTGGAGGGTTGTACTGCTCCGTCTCGTGATGAAAATCAGCTTCATGCCGCCGTGGTAGAACTCGTGGCATTAGATGGTTCTGAGATTAAATACAGTACTGTTCAAAACTGGTTTCCAGGGAATAAAGAAGGTAAAGGAGGAGTTTTCAACTTTGTTACTAAAAGAGGACTTTGCGAAGATAACGCCAAGATCTCCTGGACTCAGGTGGAAACAGGATCTGCGGTAACTTGGAAATATCCAAGTTGTATTTTAAAAGGAGATAATTCTGTAGGAGAATTTTACTCTATTGCAGTAACTAATAACTGGCAACAGGCCGATACCGGTACGAAAATGATTCACCTTGGTAAGAATACCAAGAGTACGATCATTTCAAAAGGTATTTCAGCGGGACAATCTCAAAATTCCTATCGTGGATTGGTGCAAATTAACGGAAGAGCGCATAATGCAAGAAACTTCTCGCAATGTGATTCCCTGTTAATGGGCAATAAATGTGGAGCCCATACCTTTCCATATATCGAGGTTAAAAACAAGTCGGCTCAGGTAGAACACGAGGCCACTACAAGTAAGATTGGGGAAGACCAAATTTTCTACTGTAACCAGAGAGGTATAGATACCGAAAAAGCGATTGCACTTATCGTAAACGGATTCAGTAAGGAAGTACTGAATAAGTTGCCAATGGAATTCGCTGTGGAAGCACAAAAATTACTTGAAATTTCATTAGAAGGTTCAGTTGGATAA
- a CDS encoding four helix bundle protein: MGKLENFEDLEIWKMAREVCNDIFKIREESPLKTDYRLYDQINASSGSIMDNIAEGFERNGNREFIQFLSIAKASCGETRSQLYRIMDRKYIERNEFDVLLNKLKSLSMQIGGFMKYLQKSDFKGSKFK, encoded by the coding sequence ATGGGGAAGCTTGAAAATTTTGAAGATCTTGAAATTTGGAAGATGGCAAGGGAGGTTTGTAACGATATATTTAAAATTCGCGAGGAAAGCCCGTTAAAGACCGATTATCGTCTTTATGATCAAATAAATGCTTCTTCAGGTTCTATAATGGATAATATAGCTGAAGGTTTTGAGAGAAATGGGAATAGGGAGTTTATTCAATTCTTGTCAATAGCAAAAGCATCGTGTGGAGAAACACGTTCACAATTGTATAGAATAATGGATCGTAAATACATTGAAAGGAATGAATTTGATGTATTGTTGAATAAATTAAAAAGTCTAAGTATGCAGATAGGAGGTTTTATGAAATATTTGCAGAAAAGTGATTTTAAAGGTAGTAAGTTCAAATAG
- a CDS encoding HesB/IscA family protein — protein MIKVSEEAKTKISTLMTEGGFNPEADYVRVGVKSGGCSGLSYELNFDKSQAEGDKIFEDNSVKIVVDKRSVLYLAGTILEYSGGLNGKGFVFNNPNAQRTCGCGESFSL, from the coding sequence ATGATTAAAGTTAGCGAAGAGGCTAAAACGAAGATTTCCACCCTGATGACTGAAGGAGGTTTTAATCCTGAAGCCGATTACGTTCGTGTTGGTGTAAAGAGTGGTGGTTGCTCTGGTTTGTCTTATGAATTGAATTTTGATAAGAGTCAGGCTGAGGGCGACAAGATCTTCGAAGACAATAGTGTGAAAATTGTTGTAGATAAACGCAGTGTGCTGTATCTAGCCGGAACCATTCTTGAATATTCAGGAGGTTTAAACGGTAAGGGTTTTGTTTTTAATAACCCAAATGCACAACGAACCTGCGGATGCGGTGAAAGTTTTTCATTATAA
- the thiL gene encoding thiamine-phosphate kinase — protein MFDNSQESKTNLSELGEFGLIDHLTKNFSPKLESTIKAIGDDAAVLNFKNKQTLISTDLLVEGVHFDLAYMPLKHLGYKAVMVNLSDIYAMNGTATQITVSFAASNRFPVEALEELYAGIQLAAKLYNVDVIGGDTTSSTSGLMISVTAIGIAEKEEITYRNGAKANDLLVLSGDLGAAYMGLQVLEREKQVFKANPNSQPDLDQYTYLIERQLKPEARQDIPPLLKELEVQPTSMIDISDGLSSEVIHLCKNSKLGANLFEEKIPLDPAVISVCEEFEIDSTMVALSGGEDYELLFTISQDDYDKIKGNPHLTVIGHMTEENEGMHLVTRANQKLPLIARGWNSMENKED, from the coding sequence ATGTTTGATAATAGTCAGGAAAGCAAAACAAACCTTTCAGAATTAGGTGAATTTGGTTTAATAGATCATCTTACCAAGAATTTTAGTCCAAAACTGGAATCCACAATCAAAGCTATAGGTGATGATGCGGCCGTGCTAAATTTCAAGAACAAGCAAACCCTTATTAGCACAGACCTCTTAGTGGAGGGAGTTCATTTTGATCTGGCTTATATGCCACTCAAACATTTAGGCTACAAGGCAGTCATGGTAAATTTATCAGACATTTATGCGATGAACGGAACTGCTACCCAAATAACCGTTTCTTTTGCGGCTTCAAATCGTTTCCCGGTAGAAGCTCTAGAAGAATTATATGCAGGTATTCAACTGGCAGCAAAACTTTATAATGTTGATGTTATTGGCGGAGACACCACTTCGTCTACTTCAGGTTTAATGATTAGTGTTACCGCTATTGGGATTGCCGAAAAAGAAGAAATCACCTATCGTAATGGCGCTAAAGCAAATGATCTTCTGGTTTTATCTGGGGATCTTGGTGCCGCTTACATGGGACTACAAGTTTTAGAGCGCGAAAAGCAGGTTTTTAAAGCCAATCCAAACTCCCAACCAGACCTGGATCAATACACTTATTTGATTGAACGACAGCTGAAACCGGAAGCCCGTCAGGATATTCCTCCATTACTTAAAGAACTTGAGGTTCAACCAACATCTATGATCGATATTAGCGACGGACTTTCTTCTGAAGTAATACACCTTTGCAAGAATTCTAAATTAGGTGCTAATCTATTCGAAGAAAAAATTCCTTTGGATCCTGCGGTAATTTCAGTTTGTGAGGAATTTGAAATAGACAGCACCATGGTTGCACTAAGTGGAGGCGAAGATTATGAATTGTTATTTACCATCTCACAAGATGATTATGATAAAATTAAAGGGAATCCACATTTAACGGTTATTGGGCATATGACTGAAGAAAATGAAGGTATGCATCTCGTAACCCGTGCCAATCAAAAACTACCATTAATCGCAAGGGGCTGGAATTCTATGGAAAATAAGGAGGACTAA
- a CDS encoding alpha/beta fold hydrolase, translated as MSEINHKNGKIYYKIQGAGNKVPLVLLHGFLEDSEIWNPMVKDLQKERQIICIDLPGHGNSEGIAEVHSMRLMADVVREVLKTLGIEEVSIAGHSMGGYVSLEFLKNFPMMIKNLMLINSTPVEDTVEKQKIRERSVKLVGKNKEAFVSMAISNLYSEKSKIEFASEIEFLKSRAFKMKAENIQAALNGMKNRMNYLEELRRFSGQKIIVAGKQDPILEINEISRLSDDCDCEFHEMENGHNSYMEDMNNLRTIMHFID; from the coding sequence TTGAGCGAAATAAATCATAAAAACGGAAAAATATATTATAAAATTCAGGGAGCAGGTAACAAAGTCCCATTAGTTCTCTTGCACGGATTTCTAGAAGATTCCGAAATATGGAATCCAATGGTGAAAGACCTCCAAAAGGAACGGCAGATTATTTGCATTGATCTACCCGGTCATGGAAATTCCGAAGGAATTGCAGAGGTACATAGCATGCGGCTTATGGCAGATGTGGTTCGGGAGGTGTTAAAAACGCTTGGAATAGAGGAGGTTAGTATAGCCGGGCATAGTATGGGAGGTTATGTTAGTTTGGAATTCCTTAAAAATTTTCCTATGATGATAAAGAACCTAATGTTGATTAATTCAACACCGGTTGAGGATACTGTGGAAAAGCAAAAAATTCGGGAAAGATCTGTGAAACTGGTCGGGAAAAATAAGGAGGCTTTTGTAAGCATGGCGATTTCTAATCTTTATTCTGAAAAGAGTAAAATAGAATTTGCTTCAGAAATTGAATTTTTAAAGTCCCGGGCATTCAAAATGAAGGCTGAAAATATACAAGCTGCTCTAAACGGTATGAAAAATCGTATGAATTATTTGGAAGAGCTGAGACGCTTTTCAGGCCAGAAAATTATTGTTGCCGGAAAACAGGATCCAATATTGGAAATCAATGAAATATCAAGGCTTTCCGATGATTGCGACTGTGAGTTCCATGAAATGGAAAACGGTCACAATTCGTATATGGAAGATATGAACAATTTAAGAACAATTATGCATTTCATCGATTAA
- a CDS encoding aminopeptidase P family protein, with the protein MKYDRIDSKLFIKNRKNFMEKMKPKSLAVFNSNDVYPIGADSTMPFQQNRDIFYLSGVDQDESVLVLFPDAPEEKHREILFLTETNEHIAVWEGAKLTKDDAFDVSGIKTVYWMKDFEKVFFEVMTQCETVYLNTNEHYRANHQTETRDDRFIKWCKEKYPAHQVAKANPILQRLRSVKDPIELDLMQKACDITDKAFRRTLKFVKPGVWEYEIEAEYYHEMIRNRSKGFAYTPIIASGNNANVLHYIENRHQCKEGDLILLDTGAEYANYSSDLSRTIPVSGRYTDRQKQVYNSVNKVKKDATKMLVPGTMWKEYHVEVGKMMTSELLELGLLDKADVQNEDPDWPAYKKYFMHGTSHHIGLDTHDYGILTEPMEANQVFTVEPGIYLPDEGFGIRLEDDVVIQEKGEPFNLMGNIPIEIEEIEDIMNS; encoded by the coding sequence ATGAAATATGATAGAATAGATTCGAAACTCTTTATAAAAAACCGCAAAAACTTCATGGAGAAGATGAAGCCAAAAAGCCTGGCTGTTTTCAATTCAAATGACGTTTATCCAATAGGTGCCGATAGTACCATGCCTTTTCAGCAAAATCGTGATATTTTTTACCTGAGTGGGGTAGATCAGGACGAAAGTGTATTGGTTTTATTTCCCGATGCTCCTGAGGAAAAGCATCGTGAGATTCTTTTTCTAACGGAAACCAATGAACATATTGCTGTTTGGGAAGGGGCGAAGCTTACAAAAGACGATGCTTTTGATGTAAGCGGTATAAAAACTGTTTACTGGATGAAAGATTTTGAAAAAGTCTTTTTTGAGGTGATGACGCAGTGTGAAACGGTTTATTTAAATACAAATGAACATTATAGAGCAAATCATCAAACTGAAACAAGAGATGATCGCTTTATAAAATGGTGTAAAGAAAAATATCCTGCCCACCAGGTAGCAAAAGCAAATCCTATTCTACAAAGATTGCGTTCTGTAAAAGATCCTATTGAATTAGATCTTATGCAAAAGGCATGTGATATTACCGATAAAGCTTTTAGAAGAACCTTGAAATTTGTAAAACCCGGGGTTTGGGAATATGAAATTGAAGCGGAATATTATCATGAAATGATAAGAAATCGTTCTAAAGGTTTTGCTTATACGCCTATTATCGCCAGCGGTAATAATGCGAATGTGTTGCACTATATAGAAAACAGGCACCAGTGCAAGGAGGGTGATCTTATTCTTCTGGATACGGGTGCGGAATATGCAAATTATTCCAGTGATCTTAGTAGAACCATTCCGGTTTCTGGAAGATATACAGACCGCCAAAAGCAGGTTTATAATTCGGTAAATAAAGTAAAGAAAGACGCGACAAAAATGTTGGTTCCGGGAACAATGTGGAAAGAGTACCATGTTGAGGTTGGGAAAATGATGACTTCAGAATTGCTTGAGCTTGGCTTACTGGATAAAGCTGATGTTCAAAATGAAGATCCGGACTGGCCAGCTTACAAAAAGTATTTTATGCACGGGACTTCCCACCATATTGGTCTGGATACGCATGATTACGGAATTTTGACTGAACCTATGGAAGCAAATCAAGTGTTTACCGTAGAGCCGGGGATTTATTTACCGGATGAAGGTTTTGGAATTAGACTGGAAGATGATGTGGTGATCCAGGAAAAAGGAGAGCCGTTTAATTTGATGGGGAATATACCAATAGAAATCGAAGAAATAGAGGATATTATGAATTCCTAA
- a CDS encoding GNAT family N-acetyltransferase has protein sequence MQLENYKSFETERLLIRPTSLDDAEFIFQLLNSPKWLQNIGDRNICSIKDAEKYISAKMHTQLTRLGFSNNTVIRKSDQRKIGTCGLIDREGLDSIDIGFAFMPEFEKMGYAFEAASVLMKAARNEFKLKELSAITLEENTGSRNLLKKLGFEFQEKIKIPNDPKELMLYYKEL, from the coding sequence ATGCAACTAGAAAATTACAAGTCTTTCGAAACTGAAAGACTTCTCATTAGACCCACCTCACTTGATGATGCAGAATTTATATTCCAGCTTTTGAATTCACCGAAATGGCTTCAAAACATTGGAGATAGGAATATCTGTAGTATTAAAGATGCTGAAAAATATATTTCTGCAAAAATGCACACACAACTTACAAGGTTAGGTTTCTCCAATAATACCGTAATTAGAAAATCTGATCAAAGAAAAATTGGCACCTGTGGCCTCATTGACCGGGAAGGCCTGGATAGCATAGATATTGGATTTGCTTTCATGCCGGAATTCGAGAAAATGGGCTATGCTTTTGAAGCAGCCAGCGTACTGATGAAAGCTGCCAGAAATGAATTCAAATTAAAGGAATTAAGCGCTATTACCCTGGAAGAAAATACAGGATCCAGAAATTTATTAAAGAAATTAGGTTTCGAGTTTCAGGAAAAAATTAAAATCCCAAATGACCCTAAAGAACTGATGCTTTATTACAAAGAGCTTTGA